A genomic stretch from Telmatocola sphagniphila includes:
- a CDS encoding DUF1501 domain-containing protein, producing MNKNSNVARQPNRREMLQRVGAGFGSLALSALLAEEAHGADSADPLAVRKPHFQARAKRVIFLFMPGGPSQVDTFDPKPELTKFNGKSSPKLYLGQKRNLLASPWKFRKHGQSGLEVSELFPCVAKQVDRLCILRGMVADDVNHPGGCLQMNTGERVATRPSLGSWVTYGLGTENQNLPGFIAIGPGPLIEGNRQYGAAFLPAAHQGTFVSDMKNPIRNLKNNQVSPERQRLELDALRRLNEFHRIDRSEDSRLAARIESFELAYRMQTQAPDAFDLTKETDKVQSLYGVDRKETETFGRQCLLARRLVERGVRFVQLYHTSGGFQPWDQHSDLKGGHEKNALATDRPIAGLLEDLQARGLLEDTLVIWGGEFGRTPAAEGKDGRDHHPYGFTMWLAGGGVRGGLAHGETDEFGWDAVQDRVHIHDLHATILHLLGLDHEKLTYRHAGRDYRLTDVSGVVAKAILA from the coding sequence ATGAACAAAAACTCTAATGTTGCGAGGCAGCCGAATCGCCGCGAGATGCTGCAACGCGTCGGTGCTGGGTTCGGTTCGCTCGCACTGTCGGCCTTACTGGCCGAGGAAGCGCATGGGGCGGATTCGGCCGACCCCCTCGCTGTTCGCAAGCCGCATTTCCAAGCGCGGGCTAAACGGGTGATCTTCCTCTTTATGCCGGGCGGTCCGTCGCAAGTAGACACCTTCGATCCCAAGCCGGAACTGACGAAATTCAACGGCAAATCATCGCCTAAACTTTACCTCGGTCAGAAGCGAAACCTGCTGGCGTCCCCGTGGAAATTCCGGAAACATGGCCAATCGGGCCTCGAAGTGAGCGAACTCTTTCCGTGCGTCGCGAAGCAGGTCGACCGACTTTGCATTCTGCGCGGAATGGTCGCCGACGATGTCAATCATCCCGGCGGATGCCTGCAGATGAACACCGGGGAGCGAGTCGCCACTCGTCCCAGTCTCGGTTCCTGGGTGACCTATGGCCTCGGCACCGAAAATCAAAATTTGCCCGGTTTCATCGCCATCGGTCCCGGTCCGCTCATCGAGGGAAACCGCCAGTATGGTGCGGCTTTTCTTCCCGCGGCCCATCAGGGAACATTCGTATCGGATATGAAGAACCCGATCCGAAATCTGAAGAATAATCAAGTATCTCCAGAGCGTCAACGACTGGAGCTTGACGCCCTGCGCCGACTGAACGAATTTCATAGGATCGATCGTTCCGAAGACAGCCGTCTCGCAGCACGCATCGAATCCTTCGAACTCGCGTATCGGATGCAGACCCAGGCGCCCGACGCTTTTGACCTCACGAAGGAAACCGACAAAGTGCAATCGCTTTATGGCGTCGACCGCAAGGAGACCGAGACGTTCGGTCGCCAGTGCCTGTTGGCGCGACGACTCGTTGAAAGGGGTGTGCGGTTCGTGCAGCTCTACCATACGAGTGGAGGATTTCAACCCTGGGACCAGCATAGCGACTTGAAAGGAGGTCACGAGAAAAACGCCCTGGCGACGGATCGGCCGATCGCCGGCCTGTTGGAAGATCTCCAAGCGCGTGGACTTTTAGAAGACACTCTCGTGATCTGGGGCGGTGAATTTGGCCGCACGCCGGCCGCCGAAGGGAAGGACGGAAGAGACCACCATCCCTATGGGTTCACCATGTGGCTGGCCGGAGGTGGTGTGCGCGGCGGCCTGGCACACGGAGAAACCGACGAATTTGGATGGGATGCAGTACAAGATCGCGTGCATATTCATGACCTTCACGCGACAATCTTGCATCTATTGGGACTCGATCACGAAAAGCTGACCTACCGCCACGCCGGACGAGACTATCGACTCACGGACGTCAGCGGCGTCGTCGCGAAAGCGATTCTAGCTTGA
- a CDS encoding SWIM zinc finger family protein: MIPLDDAYVDAAAPNAEAIKNGRSLVLKNKFIAFHISEDQSILFGECQGSGKEPYRCSCDFIREDKPTHRCSCPSRQFPCKHCLGLMYAYVQKKSFKTAAVPEDLQAKREKSQARVEKKQTEVEKPKQVNLGALAKKIKAQLAGIDILERLTADLIRVGIGNMNAKLASSMEEQAKQLGNAYLPGAQSALHAYTKLFAGEEGTFTDQPSQAREKIYSEALDHLSRLHTLAKQGRAYLQRRLEDSELKPEIDTAIAAWLGHAWQLSELKEAGLVEVDAELVQLGFNTHDDVARKEYIDTGVWMTLSNGRIRITQNFRPYKALKHIKSDDSFFQVAQVPQLYIYPGNVNPRVRWEGMVPRPLTPQDLEAVRKHGHSDFSAVIKEVKGHLKGPLADKQPIYALNFKHLGRVGETLVVEDVTGNRLVLTDTGISEEPPSCHLLLLLPADLFQGNTLIARFRHDLDTRKLQIKPLSLVSRTSIIRLTL, translated from the coding sequence ATGATCCCTCTCGACGACGCCTATGTGGATGCTGCCGCCCCGAATGCCGAAGCGATCAAAAATGGTCGCAGTCTGGTTCTCAAAAACAAGTTTATCGCATTTCATATCTCTGAAGATCAATCGATCCTCTTCGGAGAGTGCCAGGGGAGCGGTAAAGAGCCTTACCGTTGCTCGTGCGATTTCATCCGCGAAGATAAACCGACCCATCGCTGTTCCTGTCCCAGCCGGCAGTTCCCCTGCAAGCACTGTCTAGGGCTGATGTACGCCTACGTGCAGAAGAAAAGCTTTAAAACCGCTGCCGTACCTGAAGATTTGCAGGCTAAACGAGAGAAATCCCAGGCTCGGGTAGAGAAGAAGCAAACCGAGGTGGAGAAACCGAAGCAGGTGAACCTGGGAGCACTTGCCAAGAAAATCAAAGCTCAGTTGGCGGGCATCGACATTCTGGAAAGATTAACGGCCGATCTTATCCGAGTAGGTATCGGCAACATGAATGCCAAGCTGGCTTCTTCCATGGAGGAGCAAGCCAAGCAGCTGGGCAATGCCTATCTGCCAGGAGCTCAGTCCGCCCTGCATGCCTACACTAAATTATTCGCAGGTGAAGAGGGCACCTTCACCGACCAGCCCAGCCAGGCCCGAGAAAAAATCTACAGTGAAGCCTTGGATCACCTTAGCCGACTGCACACTCTGGCCAAACAAGGCCGTGCGTACTTGCAGCGTCGATTAGAAGATTCCGAACTGAAACCGGAAATCGATACCGCCATAGCTGCCTGGCTCGGCCATGCCTGGCAGCTCAGCGAATTAAAAGAGGCGGGACTGGTGGAGGTCGATGCCGAGCTGGTTCAACTCGGCTTTAACACCCACGATGATGTCGCCCGAAAGGAATACATCGACACGGGTGTTTGGATGACGCTGAGTAATGGTCGGATTCGCATAACCCAAAATTTCCGACCCTATAAGGCTTTGAAGCATATCAAGAGCGACGATAGTTTCTTTCAAGTCGCGCAAGTACCACAACTCTACATATATCCGGGAAACGTCAATCCCCGCGTTCGCTGGGAAGGCATGGTTCCGAGGCCATTGACCCCCCAGGATCTCGAAGCGGTCCGAAAGCATGGGCACTCCGATTTCTCGGCCGTGATCAAGGAAGTGAAAGGCCATCTCAAGGGGCCATTAGCGGATAAACAACCGATTTATGCTTTGAATTTCAAGCATCTAGGCCGAGTGGGCGAAACCCTGGTCGTCGAGGACGTTACGGGAAATCGGCTCGTCTTGACCGATACGGGAATAAGCGAAGAACCGCCGAGTTGCCATCTCCTGTTGCTGCTACCGGCCGACCTATTTCAAGGGAATACGCTTATTGCCCGCTTCCGTCATGATCTGGATACTCGTAAACTCCAGATCAAACCGCTCAGTCTGGTTAGTCGAACATCCATTATTCGCTTAACTCTCTGA
- a CDS encoding HEAT repeat domain-containing protein: protein MSIALLTQVYDETRRLAIAGSVVAPGDFRLKKLITPLDQAGAKAPVFSKVAEGVKAVVDSNDKTSAQALLDLATLVNAILYTQGETGIVSPLERIETTDLGLQVTQTSARVLKPLIEALTTTGSGRLEMIKEAFAQNAFRDLRLIQPSVVAIDDVFAELAEFVAEKILPLYGKAILPSLKSTFNLKGKTGHGRRLKLMHALDPANTRELVKQALEEGSKEVRVAAIECLGAEPDDIAYLLEQANAKASEVRFAAYSALAGIDNDAVLPSLQKAIEGKDLSQAVLSLKNCLNAKFLHYLLGRIEESVTELRKEKDKKKISQSIDRLLYLLYCLEERQDAQSEELLLKLFADRDKLLTIRGETTSGRDLNKRVVSVLARGTPHARETLIENHESLDLEDLKTCFQVALEELPPEKVFEMFSPYALGKGDPKKKNPKLEKVSGVLEKLAILDQLYFGTRKLLNSEAKISLDPRWLDVAVQAKKSSLVSQLARPGHAAANAFLFESFQKALEKSTYSSECPQIVEGMARAQHPEATDALITMLEKLGDKFSYYYFYHLEDIVSRLPTSAVPKLEALVPKLPERLADNLLMSLQKLREKAD, encoded by the coding sequence ATGAGCATCGCACTACTCACTCAGGTCTACGACGAAACCCGCCGACTGGCGATTGCCGGCAGCGTGGTCGCGCCGGGGGATTTTCGACTCAAGAAGTTGATTACTCCGCTGGATCAAGCAGGTGCCAAAGCCCCTGTCTTCAGCAAGGTGGCCGAGGGGGTGAAAGCGGTTGTCGATTCGAATGATAAGACTTCCGCACAAGCTCTACTCGATCTCGCCACCCTCGTTAATGCCATTCTTTACACTCAGGGCGAAACTGGAATCGTCAGCCCTCTGGAACGGATCGAAACGACCGACCTGGGATTGCAAGTGACGCAAACCAGCGCGCGGGTGCTGAAACCCTTGATCGAAGCCTTGACCACAACCGGCTCCGGTCGATTAGAGATGATCAAGGAGGCATTCGCACAAAATGCGTTTCGCGATTTGCGACTGATTCAACCTTCCGTCGTTGCCATCGATGATGTGTTTGCCGAACTAGCAGAGTTTGTCGCAGAAAAAATTCTTCCTCTTTATGGCAAAGCAATCCTCCCCTCGCTGAAAAGCACTTTTAACCTGAAGGGCAAAACGGGACATGGCCGACGTTTGAAATTGATGCATGCTCTCGATCCTGCCAATACACGGGAGCTCGTTAAACAGGCTCTGGAGGAAGGTTCTAAAGAAGTTCGAGTCGCAGCCATCGAATGTCTGGGAGCCGAACCAGACGACATCGCTTATTTACTGGAACAAGCGAACGCGAAAGCTTCAGAAGTTCGATTCGCTGCCTACTCAGCTTTGGCCGGAATAGATAATGATGCGGTACTGCCCTCATTACAAAAAGCAATTGAAGGTAAAGATCTCTCGCAGGCGGTTTTGTCGCTGAAAAACTGCCTCAATGCCAAATTCCTGCACTACCTCTTGGGTCGAATCGAAGAATCGGTGACGGAGTTACGCAAGGAAAAAGACAAGAAAAAGATCAGCCAGAGTATTGATCGACTGCTCTATCTGCTCTATTGCCTGGAAGAGCGCCAGGATGCCCAGAGCGAAGAGTTACTACTCAAGCTTTTCGCCGATAGAGACAAACTGCTAACTATTCGAGGCGAGACAACTTCCGGCCGGGACTTGAATAAGCGTGTTGTTTCCGTCCTCGCGCGAGGGACTCCCCATGCGCGGGAAACGCTCATCGAGAATCACGAATCATTGGACCTCGAGGATCTGAAAACCTGTTTCCAGGTCGCTCTGGAGGAATTGCCCCCCGAGAAAGTCTTCGAGATGTTTTCCCCCTACGCTTTGGGCAAAGGCGATCCCAAGAAGAAGAATCCGAAGCTGGAGAAAGTGTCGGGCGTCTTAGAAAAACTAGCCATCCTGGATCAGCTATATTTTGGCACTAGGAAACTTCTAAACTCTGAGGCAAAAATTTCGCTCGATCCTCGTTGGCTGGATGTTGCCGTCCAGGCAAAGAAATCCAGTCTTGTCAGCCAACTAGCAAGACCTGGACATGCTGCAGCGAACGCGTTTCTGTTTGAAAGTTTTCAAAAAGCTTTAGAGAAATCGACGTATTCTAGCGAATGTCCTCAAATTGTGGAAGGCATGGCCCGCGCTCAACATCCCGAGGCCACGGATGCCCTGATCACGATGCTCGAAAAACTTGGGGACAAATTTAGCTATTACTACTTCTACCATTTGGAAGATATCGTCTCCCGACTCCCCACATCGGCAGTGCCCAAGCTCGAAGCCCTGGTTCCCAAATTACCCGAACGGCTGGCGGATAACTTACTGATGAGCCTGCAAAAGCTGCGTGAAAAAGCTGACTAG
- a CDS encoding DUF1549 domain-containing protein: MSKLSLPILFYVLIGCAPVTAAIQVTPSAVVLDNPEACQQLLVTLANGDGTRTARYEVKNPAIAGVDSSGLVTPKSEGQTEILIRIGQETARVQVEVRGLKSPRPVSFEQQIIPILTKASCNRGGCHGKAEGQAGFKLSVFGHDPEADYRAITAEARGRRLFPASPENSLLLLKATGQMSHGGGRKIEKESLHYRRLLRWIQEGSLFADSPLPAITAIQVEPSQKTLALSGTQQLRVTAISADGSQRCVTTEAEYASNAGNIASVDSRGQITSGQNPGEAAILVRYMGQVTVSRITLPRPGVKFPRPAETNFIDKHVWDKLERLGIPPSQPAEDAMFLRRVFLDTIGTLPTAEEAGKFLADKAPDKREKIIDRLLQRPEYADYWTQKWSDILKLDKDVVTPQGAVAMTRWLRRQFAENRPYDSFAREIVTAHDNIASEGPAAFFKSLETPEKAATGISQIFLGVRIECAECHHHPSERWGQEDYWALAGLFSGVSRKLLPGGSEAVVWKNGIDLGPKVSKRAGAATTIPARPLGGVARAFPPSEDRRKLLAEWMTSPENPYFASALANRLWSHYFGRGLVEPIDDIRITNPASNEPLLAALATHLRNQKYDLKAFTKTMLMSQVYQLSSRSLEQNASDEQNFSHATLKPMPAEVLLDSISQVTGLAEKFNGWPEGYRAIQVWDNRMPSYFLQIFGRPIRFSVCECERGTDPSITQALHLMNSPEIAAKVRARTGTARKLSDSDKKPEVIVDELFLQALGRPPHAAERTRLVEIFADGDRRSAVEDVLWALLNSKEFLYIR; encoded by the coding sequence ATGTCCAAACTGAGCCTGCCCATACTCTTTTATGTGCTGATTGGGTGCGCTCCGGTAACTGCAGCGATCCAAGTGACTCCATCGGCAGTGGTGCTGGATAATCCCGAGGCCTGTCAACAGTTGCTCGTGACACTCGCGAACGGCGATGGTACACGAACAGCCCGCTATGAAGTGAAGAATCCAGCAATCGCAGGGGTTGACTCAAGTGGCTTAGTCACACCGAAATCGGAAGGCCAAACGGAAATTCTGATTCGAATAGGTCAGGAAACGGCCAGAGTTCAGGTAGAAGTCCGTGGACTGAAATCGCCGCGACCGGTCTCCTTCGAACAACAGATCATCCCCATTCTGACCAAAGCGTCGTGCAATCGCGGCGGCTGCCACGGCAAGGCCGAAGGACAGGCCGGGTTCAAACTGAGTGTCTTTGGCCACGACCCGGAAGCCGACTATCGAGCCATTACCGCGGAGGCTCGCGGACGAAGATTATTCCCAGCTTCGCCTGAGAATAGCCTGCTGCTCTTAAAAGCCACCGGCCAAATGTCTCACGGCGGTGGCCGTAAGATTGAAAAGGAGAGTTTGCACTACCGGCGGTTGCTTCGATGGATCCAAGAAGGAAGCCTGTTCGCCGATTCGCCTCTGCCCGCCATCACAGCGATTCAAGTCGAGCCGAGCCAGAAAACACTGGCTTTGAGCGGCACCCAGCAATTGCGAGTGACTGCGATTTCTGCAGACGGATCGCAACGATGCGTGACCACCGAGGCCGAATATGCATCGAACGCCGGAAACATTGCCAGTGTCGATAGCCGAGGCCAAATCACCTCCGGCCAGAACCCTGGTGAGGCGGCGATTCTGGTCAGATATATGGGACAGGTTACTGTCTCCCGCATCACCCTGCCGCGACCGGGCGTGAAATTCCCTCGACCGGCGGAGACCAACTTCATCGATAAGCATGTTTGGGATAAACTCGAACGACTTGGGATTCCGCCGAGCCAACCGGCCGAGGACGCCATGTTCTTGCGCCGGGTCTTTCTGGACACTATCGGTACACTGCCTACGGCCGAGGAAGCCGGCAAGTTTCTCGCCGATAAGGCTCCGGATAAGCGCGAGAAAATCATTGATCGCCTCCTGCAGAGACCCGAGTATGCCGATTACTGGACGCAAAAGTGGTCGGATATTTTGAAACTCGACAAGGATGTGGTGACTCCTCAAGGAGCCGTGGCCATGACCCGATGGCTCCGTCGGCAGTTTGCGGAAAATCGCCCATACGACTCGTTTGCCCGGGAAATTGTGACTGCCCATGATAATATTGCCTCCGAAGGCCCCGCCGCCTTTTTTAAATCTCTCGAGACACCGGAAAAAGCCGCGACCGGCATCAGCCAGATATTTCTCGGTGTGAGAATTGAATGTGCCGAGTGCCATCACCATCCTTCGGAACGCTGGGGGCAGGAGGACTATTGGGCATTGGCGGGTCTGTTCTCCGGTGTGTCGCGCAAACTCTTGCCCGGTGGTTCGGAAGCCGTCGTCTGGAAAAACGGCATAGATCTGGGTCCGAAAGTCTCGAAGCGAGCCGGGGCCGCGACTACCATACCCGCACGGCCATTGGGGGGTGTAGCCCGAGCCTTCCCGCCTTCAGAAGATCGTCGTAAATTGTTGGCGGAGTGGATGACATCCCCGGAGAATCCGTACTTCGCTAGTGCCCTTGCCAATCGATTGTGGTCTCATTATTTTGGCCGGGGCCTCGTGGAGCCCATCGATGATATTCGGATAACCAACCCTGCTTCCAACGAACCACTTCTGGCGGCTCTGGCAACTCATTTACGCAATCAGAAATACGATCTCAAAGCCTTCACCAAAACGATGTTGATGTCGCAAGTCTACCAGCTAAGCAGTCGATCTCTTGAGCAGAATGCCAGCGATGAACAGAATTTTTCGCATGCCACACTCAAACCGATGCCGGCCGAAGTTTTACTCGATTCGATTAGCCAGGTGACTGGTCTCGCGGAAAAGTTCAATGGCTGGCCGGAAGGTTATCGCGCTATCCAGGTTTGGGATAATCGCATGCCGTCGTATTTCCTCCAGATCTTCGGTCGTCCGATTCGGTTCAGTGTCTGCGAATGCGAACGCGGCACCGATCCGAGCATTACCCAGGCCCTGCATTTGATGAATTCTCCCGAGATTGCAGCGAAAGTTCGTGCTCGAACTGGCACGGCCCGCAAACTCTCCGATTCGGACAAGAAGCCGGAAGTCATCGTCGACGAATTGTTTCTCCAGGCGCTGGGTCGGCCACCGCACGCTGCGGAGCGAACTAGGTTAGTGGAAATTTTTGCAGATGGTGATCGCCGTAGTGCAGTGGAAGATGTGCTCTGGGCTCTCCTGAACAGCAAAGAATTTCTCTACATTCGCTAG
- a CDS encoding DUF1553 domain-containing protein encodes MKFKSVVSFGVTMLFCLLLNATGQAANFSDSEDNFFEKDIRPLLVEKCVGCHGDSKSKGGLTLNSRAAVLRGGDSGSAIVPGQPDKSLLIKAVRYQGDLQMPPKGKLTNKQIELLEKWVKLGARWPGVDSTPVPGSHFTITEKQRQFWSFQTVKFPPLPAFRDSSWAKSEIDRLILTGLRAKNLAPAAPADKRTLLRRATFDLIGLPPKPEEIEAFLKDDSPEAFAKVVDRLLASPHYGERWGRHWLDVVRYADARDLIQLPKESDFREAWRYRDWVVDSFNRDMPYTDFVRSQIAGDLQPSTRPDRFNKEGLVATGMLAIADFVPGDVDKNQMIADYVNDQIDVVGRAFLGLSISCARCHDHKFDPISTEDYYALAGIFFSTRIIPGPVPGNTPLVKVPLLSPNEIEQLKLRAAADETRRKELERSLSDASTSEYRNYLRTLLDEQSARYILAAHDCRTLDKPSAVVVANRLGLHNGLLAEWIAFLARVEKHPEAGYPALLREIAADKLSDPALVRAALEVQNALSGSVQRDRDQAGRAPEKYALDHSLLFQFRADDPRIAFDEVKRIAFWPNFSGFWLNASPPVPKNSPETAYAKIGQHQKPVIRFQGQSVLAVERPVPPMGSLFIVFRPSPESRAGERIVGWEDADSGQHGLGLMTDSKGRLHAILRKNGLSGDLVDNHAWNGFETVCISWGPGGTTMRRNAVDVSSKTIDGISSDPKITALAIGGPGSGNGPRFTGDIAELRVYDRPLSDSERLLVDDELHKTWFEADGPRVPKRDAFDELVVEMLSTRGAFWPPVEERIKLLPAEVQKRFETTSRELNLLRNKPAVEVPMAVAVQDGGPKGTRHEGFKDATVFLRGDSKRLGKTIPRGFPKVLAGNQTEKIIEGSGRLQLADWLTHSTNPLTSRVMVNRIWQHHFGEGLVRTPNDFGERGERPTNPELLDYLATKFIESKWSAKTMHRLIMLSAVYQQSCTNSPDAMSRDPENRLFGRMNRQRLEAEAIRDSLLAVSGRLDSTLGGAPFSDLAIPRRTLYLMSSRTAANTSDFGRLFDAADPSMIVAQRGQSVVAPQALFFLNDPFVRGVAKDLAARIRKETPEDPEARIEHLYSLTLGRKPAKVEIEFGKKLLLPSTHHDSPDPLERYCLLILSSNEFLFMD; translated from the coding sequence ATGAAATTCAAATCTGTAGTTTCGTTCGGTGTTACGATGTTGTTTTGCTTGTTGCTAAATGCGACAGGTCAGGCAGCGAATTTCTCCGATTCCGAGGACAATTTTTTTGAAAAAGACATCCGTCCTCTTCTAGTTGAAAAATGCGTGGGCTGCCACGGCGACTCTAAATCCAAAGGTGGACTTACTCTGAACTCGAGGGCGGCCGTCCTTCGCGGTGGAGATTCAGGTTCGGCCATTGTTCCCGGCCAACCCGACAAGAGTCTACTGATTAAAGCCGTTCGGTATCAAGGCGACCTCCAGATGCCTCCGAAAGGTAAGCTAACCAACAAGCAGATTGAACTTCTCGAAAAATGGGTGAAACTGGGTGCCCGCTGGCCTGGCGTGGATTCGACACCCGTTCCGGGCAGCCATTTTACCATTACGGAAAAACAACGGCAGTTCTGGTCTTTTCAGACGGTAAAGTTTCCACCATTACCCGCGTTCCGAGATTCAAGTTGGGCCAAGTCGGAAATTGACCGATTGATCCTGACGGGACTGCGTGCGAAGAATCTTGCCCCGGCCGCGCCAGCCGACAAGCGCACTCTCCTTCGCCGGGCGACTTTCGACCTGATCGGCCTTCCTCCGAAGCCAGAGGAAATCGAAGCATTTCTGAAGGATGATTCGCCCGAGGCTTTCGCGAAAGTCGTGGATCGTCTGCTGGCTTCGCCCCACTACGGCGAACGCTGGGGCCGCCACTGGCTGGATGTCGTCCGCTATGCCGATGCGCGGGATTTGATTCAATTGCCGAAAGAGAGCGACTTCCGGGAAGCCTGGCGCTATCGGGACTGGGTAGTCGACTCGTTCAATCGAGATATGCCTTATACGGACTTCGTTCGTTCGCAAATCGCTGGCGACCTCCAGCCTTCGACTCGTCCCGATCGCTTCAACAAGGAAGGCCTGGTTGCAACCGGGATGTTGGCCATTGCGGATTTCGTTCCCGGCGATGTCGATAAGAATCAAATGATCGCGGACTACGTCAATGACCAGATCGATGTGGTCGGCCGGGCATTTTTAGGGCTCTCGATCTCCTGCGCCCGCTGTCACGATCATAAATTCGATCCGATTTCTACCGAAGACTACTACGCGCTGGCCGGTATTTTTTTCAGCACTCGAATTATCCCTGGCCCCGTTCCCGGGAATACTCCACTCGTCAAAGTTCCATTACTTTCGCCGAATGAGATCGAACAGTTGAAATTGCGAGCCGCCGCGGACGAGACGCGCCGAAAAGAACTCGAACGGTCGCTTTCCGATGCGTCCACGAGCGAGTACCGCAACTACTTGCGAACGCTGCTCGACGAACAGTCGGCCCGATACATTCTGGCTGCACACGATTGTCGCACTCTGGACAAGCCGTCAGCCGTTGTTGTGGCGAATCGGCTTGGCCTTCACAACGGATTGTTGGCGGAGTGGATCGCTTTTTTAGCTCGAGTTGAGAAACATCCTGAGGCAGGCTACCCGGCCCTGCTTCGCGAAATCGCTGCCGATAAACTCTCGGACCCTGCATTGGTGCGCGCCGCCTTGGAAGTTCAAAATGCTCTTTCCGGATCCGTTCAGCGCGACCGGGATCAAGCTGGCCGCGCACCTGAAAAATACGCTCTGGATCATTCCTTACTGTTTCAATTTCGCGCGGACGATCCCCGAATCGCATTCGACGAGGTCAAGCGAATCGCTTTCTGGCCGAACTTCTCCGGCTTTTGGCTAAACGCTTCTCCGCCGGTTCCAAAGAACTCCCCGGAGACTGCGTACGCTAAGATCGGTCAACATCAAAAACCAGTCATCCGATTCCAGGGTCAGTCGGTGTTGGCAGTCGAGCGTCCAGTTCCTCCGATGGGGTCTCTTTTCATCGTCTTCCGGCCATCGCCGGAATCTCGAGCCGGTGAGCGAATCGTTGGTTGGGAAGATGCCGACAGCGGCCAGCATGGGCTAGGTTTGATGACTGACTCGAAAGGTCGGCTCCACGCAATCCTCCGTAAGAATGGGCTATCGGGCGATTTAGTGGATAACCATGCGTGGAATGGCTTCGAAACTGTCTGCATTAGCTGGGGACCGGGCGGTACGACTATGCGCCGCAACGCAGTCGATGTTTCTTCGAAAACGATTGATGGAATTTCCTCGGATCCGAAAATCACGGCTTTGGCGATTGGCGGGCCCGGCTCCGGAAACGGCCCGCGCTTCACCGGGGATATTGCGGAATTGCGCGTTTACGACCGACCTCTCAGTGATTCGGAACGACTACTGGTCGATGACGAGCTCCATAAAACGTGGTTCGAAGCCGACGGCCCTAGAGTGCCTAAGCGGGATGCATTCGATGAGTTGGTCGTGGAAATGCTCTCCACGCGAGGGGCATTTTGGCCGCCCGTGGAAGAACGAATTAAACTTCTGCCTGCAGAAGTGCAAAAGCGGTTTGAAACGACGAGTCGCGAGTTAAATCTTCTGCGAAATAAACCTGCTGTGGAAGTTCCCATGGCAGTCGCCGTACAGGACGGCGGCCCTAAAGGGACGCGTCACGAAGGCTTTAAAGACGCTACCGTATTCCTTCGCGGCGATTCGAAACGACTTGGTAAAACGATACCTCGCGGCTTCCCGAAAGTACTAGCGGGAAACCAAACAGAAAAAATCATCGAAGGGAGTGGTCGACTCCAACTTGCCGACTGGCTGACCCACTCCACAAACCCGCTCACGTCCCGAGTGATGGTCAACCGTATTTGGCAGCACCACTTCGGTGAAGGTCTGGTCCGCACACCAAACGATTTCGGTGAACGGGGCGAACGGCCGACGAACCCCGAGTTGCTGGATTATCTCGCTACAAAGTTCATCGAATCGAAGTGGTCTGCGAAAACCATGCACCGGCTTATTATGCTTTCGGCGGTCTACCAGCAAAGCTGCACTAACAGCCCCGACGCGATGTCCCGCGATCCGGAAAACCGGTTGTTCGGACGTATGAACCGTCAGCGACTGGAAGCCGAAGCCATCCGCGACAGCCTGCTGGCGGTAAGCGGACGCCTGGATTCAACGCTGGGCGGAGCGCCCTTCTCCGATCTGGCCATTCCTCGCCGCACACTTTACTTGATGTCGTCCCGGACGGCAGCGAATACCTCCGATTTCGGACGACTTTTCGATGCTGCCGATCCTAGCATGATTGTGGCCCAGCGTGGCCAGTCGGTTGTCGCCCCGCAGGCGCTTTTTTTTCTGAACGATCCCTTCGTCCGAGGAGTTGCAAAAGATTTGGCGGCCAGGATCCGGAAAGAAACACCCGAAGACCCCGAGGCCCGCATCGAACATCTTTATTCCCTGACCTTGGGTCGCAAGCCCGCGAAAGTGGAGATTGAATTCGGGAAAAAACTGCTCCTTCCATCTACTCACCATGACAGTCCCGACCCGTTAGAGCGCTACTGCCTGCTGATTTTAAGTTCGAATGAATTCCTTTTCATGGATTGA